The following are encoded in a window of Acropora muricata isolate sample 2 chromosome 6, ASM3666990v1, whole genome shotgun sequence genomic DNA:
- the LOC136919299 gene encoding uncharacterized protein DDB_G0283697-like isoform X1, with protein MNNCWYVMFQAGSMNVLLKISAILYFIIPASTVNLPPDMSQGIFCESCTAVMKELDKLLAKKSSDPRELQVVEAMENICQAKYFSTYDYSPPTTIKACKFLIENYEEEIEQFLSKNSRDSEKGVCYKMTKACEGVDRTKKEKEDLNVKFNNQKVTVGGAQQQADDGIQRMNVDINDPGAAERLAEQIKQQMGQGGFGGGGQDDDDDDDDDDDDDDDEADDDDEVQGDGSDDDEKEKESSKQKTEL; from the exons ATGAATAATTGCTGGTATGTTATGTTTCAGGCAGGAAGCATGAATGTTCTtctgaaaatttcagcaatcttATACTTTATAATTCCTGCCTCAACAGTGAATCTTCCACCAGATATGTCACAGG gAATTTTCTGTGAGAGCTGCACTGCTGTTATGAAAG aattggACAAGTTATTAGCCAAGAAAAGTTCAGATCCAAGAGAACTACAGGTTGTTGAAGCAATGGAGAATATTTGTCaagcaaaatatttttcaacatatGATTATTCCCCTCCAACAACAATTAAAGCCTGCAAGTTTCTCATTG AAAACTATGAAGAGGAAATAGAACAGTTCTTAAGTAAGAATTCCAGAGATTCAGAGAAGGGTGTATGTTACAAGATGACAAAGGCTTGTGAAGGTGTTGACAGAACTaagaaggaaaaggaagatttgaatGTTAAGTTTAATAATCAGAAAGTGACAGTGGGAGGAGCACAACAACAGGCTGACGATGGAATTCAGAGAATGAATGTGGATATCAATGATCCTGGGGCTGCAGAACGACTGGCAGAGCAGATAAAGCAACAAATGGGACAAGGAGGTTTCGGTGGTGGTGGacaggatgatgatgatgatgatgatgatgatgatgatgatgatgatgatgaggctgatgatgatgatgaagtgCAAGGTGACGgcagtgatgatgatgagaaagaaaaagaatcatcaaaacagaaaacagaacTGTAG
- the LOC136919299 gene encoding uncharacterized protein DDB_G0283697-like isoform X2 yields the protein MNVLLKISAILYFIIPASTVNLPPDMSQGIFCESCTAVMKELDKLLAKKSSDPRELQVVEAMENICQAKYFSTYDYSPPTTIKACKFLIENYEEEIEQFLSKNSRDSEKGVCYKMTKACEGVDRTKKEKEDLNVKFNNQKVTVGGAQQQADDGIQRMNVDINDPGAAERLAEQIKQQMGQGGFGGGGQDDDDDDDDDDDDDDDEADDDDEVQGDGSDDDEKEKESSKQKTEL from the exons ATGAATGTTCTtctgaaaatttcagcaatcttATACTTTATAATTCCTGCCTCAACAGTGAATCTTCCACCAGATATGTCACAGG gAATTTTCTGTGAGAGCTGCACTGCTGTTATGAAAG aattggACAAGTTATTAGCCAAGAAAAGTTCAGATCCAAGAGAACTACAGGTTGTTGAAGCAATGGAGAATATTTGTCaagcaaaatatttttcaacatatGATTATTCCCCTCCAACAACAATTAAAGCCTGCAAGTTTCTCATTG AAAACTATGAAGAGGAAATAGAACAGTTCTTAAGTAAGAATTCCAGAGATTCAGAGAAGGGTGTATGTTACAAGATGACAAAGGCTTGTGAAGGTGTTGACAGAACTaagaaggaaaaggaagatttgaatGTTAAGTTTAATAATCAGAAAGTGACAGTGGGAGGAGCACAACAACAGGCTGACGATGGAATTCAGAGAATGAATGTGGATATCAATGATCCTGGGGCTGCAGAACGACTGGCAGAGCAGATAAAGCAACAAATGGGACAAGGAGGTTTCGGTGGTGGTGGacaggatgatgatgatgatgatgatgatgatgatgatgatgatgatgatgaggctgatgatgatgatgaagtgCAAGGTGACGgcagtgatgatgatgagaaagaaaaagaatcatcaaaacagaaaacagaacTGTAG
- the LOC136919297 gene encoding LOW QUALITY PROTEIN: protein disulfide-isomerase 2-like (The sequence of the model RefSeq protein was modified relative to this genomic sequence to represent the inferred CDS: inserted 2 bases in 2 codons): MKLYLVFLLSLVAIALGDGEEKPSSDEIEVEEEVLVLKDVNFEKAITDNELVLVEFYAPWCGHCKALAPEYAKAAGMLKEQGSPIKLAKVDATAETKLAEKYEVSGYPTIKFFKSQKVVEYGGGRTAAEIVSWLEKKTGPPAKELMTAEEVKAFTEKSDVVVVGFYKDKDSENAKAFIQAAEGTDDVEFGIVHDEALAKENNVEKDGLVLFKKFDEGRVDYDGEHNEAAITQFIKANQLPLVTEFNDENAPKIFGGEVKKHVLLFASKKADAFKDIHDSFSTVAKDFKGKVLFVLVDSDVEDNSRISEFFGIEAKEIPTVRLINLADDDMTKYTPKTTELTVENVRNFVQDVLDGKLKAHLLSQEIPDDWDAKPVKVLVGKNFDEVAKDKTKGVFVEFYAPWCGHCKKLAPIWDELGEKFKDRDDVVIAKMDSTANEVESVKIQSFPTLKYFPXDSDEVVDYKGGRTLEALVKFVASEGKEANEEPSEGEEPPPEEEGEEGEGMEGEAEGAEGEEEEAXTETTKDEL, encoded by the exons ATGAAGCTCTATCTCGTATTTTTACTTAGTCTAGTGGCTATTGCCCTTGGAGATGGCGAAGAAAAACCTAGTAGTGACGAAATTGAAGTCGAAGAAGAGGTCTTGGTTTTAAAAGACGTAAATTTTGAGAAAGCCATAACCGACAATGAGCTCGTTCTCGTCGAATTTT ACGCCCCTTGGTGTGGACATTGCAAGGCGCTTGCCCCAGAGTACGCCAAAGCTGCCGGAATGCTGAAAGAGCAAGGATCGCCTATCAAGCTTGCAAAAGTGGACGCAACAGCCGAAACTAAACTTGCCGAAAAATATGAAGTTAGCGGTTATCCCACGATCAAATTcttcaaatcacaaaaagtGGTCGAGTACGGAG GTGGTCGCACTGCAGCAGAAATCGTCAGCTGGTTGGAGAAAAAGACAGGCCCTCCTGCTAAAGAGTTGATGACTGCAGAAGAAGTCAAGGCTTTTACCGAAAAAAGTGATGTTGTAGTTGTTGGTTTCTACAAAGATAAAGACTCCGAAAATGCAAAAGCCTTTATTCAAGCTGCTGAGGGAACTGATGACGTTGAGTTTGGAATCGTCCATGATGAGGCTCTGGCAAAGGAGAACAATGTGGAGAAAGATGGTCTTGTTCTCTTCAAGAAG TTTGATGAGGGACGTGTCGACTATGATGGAGAGCATAATGAAGCCGCCATTACTCAGTTTATCAAGGCAAATCAGCTTCCTCTTGTCACAGAGTTTAATGATGAG aATGCTCCTAAGATTTTTGGTGGAGAGGTGAAGAAACACGTCTTGCTTTTTGCTAGCAAGAAGGCAGATGCCTTCAAGGATATTCATGACAGCTTTTCAACTGTTGCCAAAGACTTCAAAGGAAAGGTTCTCTTTGTTCTAGTTGACTCAGATGTGGAAGACAACAGCCgcatttctgaattctttggAATTGAGGCCAAAGAGATCCCGACTGTTCGTCTGATCAACTTGGCAGATGATGACATGACGAAATACACACCCAAAACCACAGAACTCACAGTTGAAAATGTTAGGAATTTTGTGCAGGATGTCTTAGATGGAAAACTTAA GGCTCATTTGCTCAGCCAGGAAATTCCTGATGATTGGGATGCCAAACCTGTTAAGGTGCTGGTTGGAAAGAATTTTGATGAAGTTGCAAAGGATAAAACAAAGGGAGTCTTTGTAGAATTCT ATGCCCCATGGTGTGGACATTGCAAGAAACTTGCTCCCATCTGGGATGAACTTGGAGAGAAGTTCAAGGACCGCGATGATGTTGTCATTGCCAAGATGGATTCAACTGCTAATGAAGTAGAAAGTGTCAAGATTCAAAGCTTCCCCACTCTCAAGTATTTTC AAGATAGTGATGAG GTTGTTGACTACAAAGGTGGTAGAACTTTGGAGGCTTTAGTCAAGTTTGTTGCATCAGAGGGGAAAGAGGCTAACGAGGAGCCCAGCGAGGGTGAAGAGCCTCCACCCGAGGAGGAAGGAGAGGAAGGAGAGGGCATGGAAGGTGAAGCAGAAGGTGCAGAAGGTGAAGAGGAGGAAG CAACCGAAACCACAAAGGATGAGCTGTAA